From a region of the Campylobacter showae genome:
- a CDS encoding DUF4214 domain-containing protein: MAVTQAQVAQLYVALFNRAPEGAGFNAWVSAGATKTQAQIANDMLKSDAAIAYYGGSIDQDRDFVEMVYKNILGKDYSQDPDGINAWVKHLQLGNSRGDMLVKLFDVATSAIAKAADPVAAKVFENKTEISKYMAEKISNISQNGTGDYNYTPFQEIIRTTNSTNLAEQKVKVDEMANADFHTLTTSADTINGTAKTDVIKAVASSVFSENTLNPEDKIDGSTGNDTLSVTMNTNFNGFTTGELKNVENLNLINNGGALKEFNANGVTGLKSAKLDGNNAVRVINLANIIDLSVADLRNDYITLTYQSSTVSGNTDEQNLTLDNVGASTPIGMLSNSISTTFSGIETLNIKTQGRASYIKDVNTENVKVSGDASLDVAVAANTKSFDASELKAKLLADLVKSKSVLENIKGGSADDTIKADIDASAIGVLRVDGGKGYDTLEFDNLTGGLDTARKLVTSSVEHLIFKNATVTNPLNPAVVDLEKSPDVVRLTIGLKDTQAPNTKVNIINSKVDTLDYITNTKSGNLITIDSTALKTINYVNDNPYDTQLGSINAAEATSLNVNLKGIMSGNAKVTANKATSINLNIDSLDVVSKGLSFEAEKATTMKIVSVQKDSVFKATDNNMKALQNLDITTAGRFDFTGDPEKLESLSTINLKGTSEKSSATVVAGTALSIQDINLTADHLQATMEKQGYQSLNATLNTQGTINAFLNNNTQGEVKFDIEHAGSVNIVNNSVNIQKFILVGGGNIETFVKDSFVIKGGTAHQTELGNIYADKMNVDFGQTLGLTHLRGILTANDITLKISQITGANGNIQVAMAGARNFKADIEGSVKGDKLDITYSNHATLNTVENIKVSGDLGAGYDIYSLNTANTTNTVRTIDLSGLKNVEKGTITLENSNTNLLSLKATGGDDKVTLIDNMLIGNVANNVDIDLGAGDDEIITKDLVANKTVTINGGAGNDLFDVRGSKTDVDASKYIVVGDASGGDKIKFDALNQSSGFERVEDSVVKDATTLKEAINLAIASNQSASPILNKVFYFTYAGDTYVVHNATSTAVGTPDTLTAADTVVKLAGVRSDDLILTADYTEGTLNIN; this comes from the coding sequence ATGGCAGTAACACAAGCACAAGTTGCACAGCTTTACGTAGCGTTATTTAATCGTGCCCCTGAAGGCGCGGGCTTTAACGCATGGGTAAGCGCAGGAGCAACTAAAACTCAAGCGCAGATAGCTAATGATATGCTAAAATCGGATGCGGCTATAGCGTATTACGGTGGTAGCATAGATCAAGATAGAGACTTTGTAGAGATGGTCTACAAGAATATCTTGGGCAAAGATTATTCTCAAGACCCTGACGGCATTAATGCCTGGGTAAAACACCTTCAACTCGGAAACTCAAGAGGCGATATGCTCGTAAAACTTTTTGACGTAGCTACTTCTGCAATAGCCAAAGCAGCAGATCCTGTAGCGGCAAAAGTATTTGAGAATAAGACCGAAATTTCTAAATATATGGCGGAGAAAATTTCAAATATCAGTCAAAACGGTACGGGCGATTACAACTATACGCCATTCCAAGAGATAATTAGAACTACAAATTCTACAAATTTGGCTGAGCAAAAAGTCAAGGTAGACGAGATGGCAAATGCTGATTTCCATACGCTTACTACTTCAGCGGATACTATTAATGGTACAGCTAAAACTGATGTCATAAAAGCTGTCGCAAGCTCTGTATTTTCCGAAAATACTCTTAATCCTGAGGACAAAATTGACGGTAGCACAGGAAACGACACTCTAAGCGTTACTATGAATACAAATTTTAATGGGTTTACTACTGGTGAGCTAAAAAATGTAGAAAATTTAAACCTAATAAACAATGGCGGAGCGCTTAAGGAGTTTAACGCTAACGGTGTTACTGGTCTTAAGAGTGCCAAACTTGACGGAAATAATGCAGTCAGGGTTATTAACTTGGCTAATATTATCGATTTAAGCGTTGCCGACCTTAGAAATGACTACATAACGCTAACATACCAGTCTAGTACCGTATCTGGCAACACTGATGAGCAAAATTTAACTCTCGATAATGTAGGCGCAAGTACTCCTATCGGTATGCTATCAAATTCTATTTCCACTACATTTAGCGGCATAGAGACTTTGAATATCAAGACTCAAGGTAGAGCAAGTTATATTAAAGATGTAAATACTGAAAACGTTAAGGTTTCTGGTGACGCAAGTCTGGATGTTGCCGTTGCTGCAAATACTAAAAGTTTTGATGCTTCTGAATTGAAGGCCAAGTTGCTTGCTGATTTGGTTAAATCAAAATCAGTGTTGGAAAATATAAAAGGCGGTAGCGCTGACGATACTATTAAAGCAGACATTGATGCAAGCGCTATTGGTGTTTTGCGTGTTGACGGCGGAAAAGGCTACGATACTTTAGAATTTGATAACCTAACTGGCGGTCTTGATACTGCAAGAAAGCTTGTTACGTCTTCTGTCGAGCATCTGATATTTAAAAATGCTACAGTTACCAACCCTCTTAACCCGGCTGTTGTTGACTTGGAAAAATCGCCTGATGTAGTTAGACTGACTATAGGTCTAAAAGATACTCAAGCTCCTAATACAAAAGTAAATATTATAAATTCTAAGGTAGATACTTTAGACTATATAACAAATACTAAAAGTGGCAACCTTATTACAATAGATTCTACTGCCCTAAAAACTATCAATTATGTTAATGACAACCCGTATGATACACAACTGGGAAGCATTAATGCTGCAGAAGCCACAAGCCTTAATGTTAACTTAAAAGGTATTATGTCAGGAAACGCAAAAGTTACTGCCAATAAAGCTACGTCTATAAATCTTAACATAGACTCTTTAGATGTTGTTTCTAAAGGCCTTAGCTTTGAGGCTGAAAAAGCAACTACCATGAAAATTGTGAGCGTTCAAAAAGACAGCGTATTTAAAGCTACTGACAATAACATGAAAGCGTTGCAAAATCTTGATATTACCACGGCTGGTAGATTTGATTTCACAGGCGACCCTGAGAAACTTGAGTCGCTTTCTACTATTAATCTAAAAGGAACGTCCGAAAAATCATCAGCTACCGTAGTTGCTGGCACTGCTTTATCTATCCAGGATATAAACTTGACGGCAGATCATTTGCAGGCTACTATGGAAAAACAAGGATACCAATCTCTAAACGCTACTTTAAATACGCAAGGTACAATTAATGCGTTTTTAAACAACAACACTCAAGGCGAAGTAAAATTTGATATCGAGCATGCGGGATCTGTAAATATTGTTAACAATAGCGTTAATATTCAAAAATTTATATTAGTCGGCGGTGGAAATATTGAAACTTTCGTAAAAGATAGTTTTGTTATCAAGGGCGGTACTGCGCATCAAACGGAGCTTGGCAATATTTATGCAGATAAAATGAATGTAGATTTTGGCCAAACTCTTGGACTAACCCACTTGCGAGGAATTTTAACAGCAAACGATATTACCCTTAAAATTTCACAAATAACAGGAGCAAATGGCAATATACAAGTTGCAATGGCTGGGGCTAGAAATTTTAAAGCGGATATAGAAGGTTCCGTAAAAGGCGATAAACTTGATATCACCTACAGTAACCACGCTACTCTTAATACTGTTGAAAACATTAAAGTTTCGGGCGATTTGGGCGCAGGCTATGATATTTATAGTTTAAATACTGCAAATACTACCAATACGGTAAGGACTATCGACTTAAGCGGACTTAAAAATGTTGAAAAAGGTACCATAACCCTAGAAAACTCCAACACAAATTTATTATCGCTAAAAGCCACTGGCGGAGATGACAAGGTTACGCTTATTGACAATATGCTTATCGGAAATGTTGCAAACAATGTTGATATTGACCTTGGCGCAGGCGACGACGAGATTATAACAAAAGATCTAGTTGCCAACAAAACTGTTACTATAAACGGCGGTGCAGGAAATGATTTGTTTGATGTTAGGGGCTCCAAGACCGATGTGGATGCTAGCAAATATATTGTCGTAGGTGATGCTTCTGGCGGCGATAAGATTAAATTCGATGCCTTAAACCAATCTTCTGGTTTTGAGAGAGTAGAAGATAGCGTAGTAAAAGATGCTACGACGCTTAAAGAGGCGATTAATCTTGCAATAGCAAGCAACCAATCCGCTTCTCCAATTTTGAATAAAGTATTCTATTTTACGTATGCTGGAGATACGTATGTCGTTCATAACGCAACATCAACTGCCGTAGGCACGCCGGACACTCTAACCGCTGCCGATACGGTTGTTAAACTAGCTGGTGTACGATCAGATGACCTTATTCTTACTGCAGACTATACGGAAGGCACATTGAATATCAACTAA